From the genome of Ignavibacteriales bacterium, one region includes:
- a CDS encoding DUF3109 family protein, whose translation MNPEFLEIEKVFINKEIIDTNFTCDLSKCKGACCTMESEFGAPLTENEIEQINKILPVVMEYLPKEHNEEIEKKGFWIEKQDDLMTRSLNNRACVFVTWDGDIAKCGIEKAYRDGKIDFIKPVSCHLFPIRVSKFGGDVLRFEKYSECQPALEKGNKTQIKIIDFCRESLEREYGKEWFSKTKKSVDD comes from the coding sequence ATGAATCCGGAATTTCTTGAAATAGAAAAAGTATTTATCAATAAAGAAATAATAGATACTAACTTTACGTGCGATCTTTCAAAATGCAAAGGCGCATGCTGCACGATGGAAAGCGAGTTCGGCGCCCCGCTCACGGAAAACGAGATTGAACAGATAAATAAAATTCTCCCCGTTGTAATGGAATATTTGCCTAAAGAACACAATGAGGAGATAGAGAAAAAGGGCTTTTGGATTGAGAAGCAGGACGATTTGATGACGCGAAGTTTAAACAACAGAGCCTGCGTTTTCGTAACTTGGGATGGCGATATTGCTAAGTGTGGTATTGAGAAGGCTTATCGCGATGGAAAAATTGATTTCATCAAACCCGTCTCTTGTCATTTATTCCCTATTCGCGTTTCAAAATTCGGCGGAGACGTTTTACGGTTCGAAAAATATTCCGAGTGTCAACCGGCACTCGAAAAAGGAAATAAAACTCAAATAAAAATTATAGATTTCTGCCGTGAATCTCTTGAACGTGAATACGGCAAAGAATGGTTTAGTAAAACAAAAAAATCGGTCGATGATTAA
- the rpoN gene encoding RNA polymerase factor sigma-54: MLSLQHKLSLQQKLSPQQIQYQKLLQLNTLALEQRIKTELELNPILEETLDEEIDLDQEKDEDSDDTISSDDEDEKYDSKDDEFELEDYMNETESEHEFDRLNRSSDEEKIRPVAPQKRSMRENLIDQLHMLDLTEEETILGENIIGGLDKDGYFKANLEKIVNELKMFEHIEVQLEQAEKILKQIQTLEPVGIATRNLQECLLVQIRNSSYDPYYSYLAEKILAEHFDDFANRRFDVIQKEMNLSKETLRTTIDLIQKLNPKPGEGNIDSEEMNQITPDFLIEKIEENYVVTLNDRSVPSVTISRTYLEMIDTKKHKRNISTREKETYKFLREKFESAKWFIASLQQRRNTLMRIMRAILERQYEFFENGPRFLKPMIYKDIAEEIQMDISTISRVVNGKFVQSPQGIHELKYFFSEGLSTDSGDDISNKHIKELIKEICDNEPKDNPYSDDKIASILQEKGIHVARRTVAKYREALKISVARLRKEL; encoded by the coding sequence ATGCTATCTCTTCAACATAAATTATCTCTGCAGCAAAAGCTTTCTCCACAGCAGATTCAATATCAGAAACTGCTGCAGTTGAATACTCTCGCCCTGGAACAGCGTATAAAAACCGAGCTTGAGCTGAACCCGATTCTCGAAGAGACTCTTGACGAAGAAATTGATCTTGATCAGGAAAAGGATGAGGATTCCGACGATACTATCAGCTCAGACGATGAGGACGAAAAATACGACAGCAAAGATGATGAGTTCGAGTTAGAAGATTATATGAATGAGACCGAATCCGAACACGAATTCGACCGCTTGAATAGAAGCAGCGATGAAGAAAAAATCCGGCCGGTTGCACCTCAAAAAAGATCGATGCGTGAGAATTTGATTGATCAGCTTCACATGCTTGATCTGACGGAAGAAGAAACAATTCTTGGCGAAAATATAATTGGCGGTTTGGACAAAGACGGTTATTTCAAAGCCAATCTCGAAAAAATTGTTAACGAATTAAAAATGTTCGAGCACATTGAAGTTCAACTTGAACAGGCTGAAAAAATATTAAAACAGATTCAAACTCTGGAACCGGTTGGAATTGCTACTCGGAATTTACAAGAATGCCTGCTAGTTCAAATAAGAAATTCCTCTTATGACCCGTACTATTCTTATTTAGCTGAAAAAATTCTTGCAGAGCATTTCGATGATTTTGCCAACCGGCGCTTTGACGTTATCCAAAAAGAAATGAATCTGTCCAAAGAAACTTTGCGCACCACGATAGACTTAATTCAAAAACTTAATCCCAAGCCCGGTGAAGGAAATATTGATTCCGAAGAAATGAATCAGATCACTCCGGATTTTCTAATTGAAAAAATTGAAGAGAATTACGTTGTTACACTAAACGACAGAAGCGTACCGTCTGTTACGATCAGCAGAACTTATCTCGAAATGATTGACACAAAGAAACACAAGCGGAACATTTCCACCCGAGAGAAAGAAACTTATAAATTCTTGCGTGAGAAATTTGAATCCGCAAAGTGGTTTATTGCTTCATTGCAGCAGAGACGTAATACATTGATGAGAATAATGCGTGCAATTCTTGAAAGACAATATGAATTTTTCGAAAACGGTCCCCGCTTTTTAAAACCGATGATTTACAAAGACATAGCAGAAGAAATTCAAATGGATATTTCAACTATCAGCCGCGTGGTGAACGGAAAGTTTGTTCAAAGTCCGCAAGGCATTCATGAATTGAAATATTTTTTCAGCGAAGGTTTATCCACCGATTCCGGCGACGATATATCAAACAAACATATCAAAGAGCTCATAAAAGAAATTTGCGATAACGAACCGAAAGACAATCCTTACAGCGACGATAAAATTGCGAGCATACTTCAAGAAAAAGGAATACATGTTGCCCGCCGAACTGTTGCGAAGTACCGCGAAGCTCTAAAAATATCCGTCGCGCGCCTGCGAAAGGAATTATGA
- a CDS encoding isoprenylcysteine carboxylmethyltransferase family protein: MIFVDIIIIILLFTIFAFSHTWLASLKIKRVLVEKLGIKIAFYRLFYNITSVVFFLAFYAVAPKPDLIVYDLRFPFDIITFALQVLSIIGLFWATRTIDLNEFVGIGQIKRVMRGEYNADELDEKQTLRIDGAFKFVRHPIYLFSILFLGFRPTMNLFYLVMFICIVIYFYIGSIYEERKLVELFGDEYKEYQKIVPRMIPIKFKTKGAIFNRS, translated from the coding sequence ATGATTTTTGTTGATATAATCATAATTATTCTGCTTTTCACAATTTTTGCTTTCTCACATACCTGGTTAGCTTCCTTAAAAATAAAACGGGTCCTTGTGGAAAAGCTCGGAATTAAGATTGCGTTCTACCGGTTGTTCTATAACATCACATCGGTCGTTTTCTTTTTGGCTTTTTATGCCGTTGCACCAAAACCGGACCTAATTGTTTACGACTTACGCTTTCCTTTCGATATCATTACATTTGCACTGCAAGTTCTTTCAATTATTGGATTGTTTTGGGCAACCAGGACAATTGATTTGAATGAGTTTGTCGGAATTGGGCAGATCAAACGGGTAATGCGCGGTGAATATAATGCCGATGAGTTGGATGAAAAACAAACTTTGAGAATTGATGGCGCGTTTAAGTTTGTGCGTCACCCGATTTATTTATTCTCAATTTTATTTTTGGGCTTTCGCCCAACTATGAATCTTTTCTATTTGGTAATGTTTATTTGCATTGTTATTTATTTTTATATCGGTTCTATTTATGAAGAGAGAAAGTTGGTGGAATTGTTCGGTGATGAATACAAAGAATATCAAAAGATTGTACCGAGGATGATTCCAATAAAATTTAAAACTAAAGGCGCAATATTCAACAGATCATAA
- the hslV gene encoding ATP-dependent protease subunit HslV encodes MKIRSTTIIGIIKDGQSALGGDGQVTLGNTVMKHNSMKIRKLLNGKVICGFAGSTADAFTLLARFEEKLEQYSGNVSRAVVELAKDWRTDKYLRKLEAMLAIVSDEKAFIVSGTGDVIEPEDNIVAIGSGGMYALAAAKMLIKYGNLSAKEIVEESLKVAADICIYTNDKITVEVIAK; translated from the coding sequence ATGAAAATCAGATCAACAACAATAATCGGAATTATTAAAGACGGTCAATCGGCGCTCGGCGGGGACGGTCAAGTAACGCTAGGTAATACAGTTATGAAACACAATTCAATGAAGATCCGCAAACTTCTTAACGGAAAAGTTATTTGCGGATTTGCCGGTTCAACGGCGGATGCATTCACACTTCTTGCCCGCTTTGAAGAAAAACTGGAACAGTACAGCGGCAATGTATCACGCGCAGTTGTTGAACTTGCAAAAGACTGGCGTACAGATAAATATTTGAGGAAACTTGAAGCCATGCTGGCAATTGTATCTGATGAAAAAGCTTTTATTGTTTCCGGTACCGGAGATGTAATTGAGCCCGAAGATAATATAGTTGCAATAGGAAGCGGTGGGATGTATGCTCTTGCTGCCGCAAAGATGTTGATAAAATATGGTAACCTTTCCGCCAAAGAGATTGTAGAAGAATCATTAAAAGTAGCCGCAGATATCTGCATTTACACAAACGATAAAATAACAGTAGAAGTTATTGCCAAATGA
- the hslU gene encoding ATP-dependent protease ATPase subunit HslU, with product MKKNVMKDLTPTQIVTELDKYIIGQDDAKRAVAIALRNRWRRQQVDESMREEIMPNNIILIGPTGVGKTEIARRLAKLSGAPFIKVEASKYTEVGYVGRDVESMIRDLVELSVSMVRAEKTAEVLEKAERMAEERILDQLIPPVKKSNAVEEENGETEELRNEKTREWMREKLRNGEMDDKLIEFDTTAPAFGMQVLGPMGMDDMTMNLQEMMSTMIPKKKKKRKTPIREARKLIAQEEAEKLIDMEAVQREAVKRVQESGIVFIDEIDKIAGAKSQQGPDVSREGVQRDLLPIVEGSTVNTKYGPVKTDHVLFIASGAFHVSKPSDLIPEIQGRFPIRVELKSLSEDDFVKILTLPQNALLKQYSALLQTEGVDISFKDDAIKEVARTAAAVNDQVENIGARRLHTILTTLLEDILFEVPDKMPEGKIEITGEMVNLKLDKIVKNRDLSKYIL from the coding sequence ATGAAGAAGAATGTTATGAAAGATCTTACTCCAACACAAATTGTAACAGAACTGGATAAATATATCATCGGACAGGATGATGCTAAACGCGCAGTTGCAATCGCCCTAAGAAATAGATGGCGCCGTCAGCAGGTTGATGAGAGCATGAGAGAAGAAATTATGCCCAACAATATAATTTTGATTGGACCAACGGGTGTCGGCAAAACAGAAATCGCACGCCGCCTAGCAAAACTTTCCGGCGCGCCATTTATAAAAGTTGAGGCTTCGAAGTATACGGAAGTCGGTTACGTCGGCCGCGATGTTGAATCAATGATACGTGATCTTGTGGAACTATCCGTCAGCATGGTGCGTGCTGAAAAAACTGCCGAGGTTCTTGAGAAAGCAGAGCGCATGGCAGAAGAAAGAATATTAGATCAATTGATCCCTCCTGTAAAAAAATCAAATGCGGTTGAAGAAGAGAACGGCGAAACCGAAGAATTGCGAAATGAAAAAACGCGTGAGTGGATGCGCGAGAAACTCCGTAATGGAGAGATGGACGATAAGTTAATTGAATTTGATACAACAGCGCCTGCGTTTGGAATGCAGGTACTCGGGCCGATGGGAATGGATGATATGACAATGAATCTGCAGGAGATGATGAGTACAATGATTCCAAAGAAAAAGAAGAAACGCAAAACCCCAATTCGTGAAGCGAGAAAATTGATTGCACAGGAAGAAGCAGAAAAATTGATTGATATGGAAGCAGTCCAGCGCGAAGCCGTTAAACGCGTGCAGGAATCCGGAATTGTTTTTATTGATGAAATTGATAAAATCGCCGGCGCAAAAAGCCAGCAAGGACCGGATGTTTCGCGCGAAGGTGTTCAGCGCGATCTTCTTCCAATTGTAGAGGGCTCAACTGTAAACACAAAATACGGTCCCGTTAAAACTGATCATGTTTTATTTATTGCTTCGGGCGCATTCCACGTTTCGAAGCCAAGCGATTTGATTCCGGAAATTCAAGGTAGATTTCCAATCCGTGTTGAATTAAAAAGTTTGAGCGAAGATGACTTTGTTAAAATTCTAACTCTTCCACAGAATGCGCTTCTTAAACAATATTCCGCGTTGCTTCAAACAGAAGGTGTAGACATTTCATTTAAGGATGATGCTATTAAAGAAGTAGCACGAACCGCCGCGGCAGTTAATGATCAGGTTGAAAACATCGGCGCAAGAAGACTTCATACAATTCTTACAACTTTGCTTGAAGATATTCTCTTTGAGGTTCCGGATAAAATGCCGGAAGGAAAAATTGAAATAACCGGTGAAATGGTAAACCTGAAATTGGATAAGATTGTTAAGAACAGAGATTTGAGTAAATATATTTTGTAG
- a CDS encoding HAD family acid phosphatase: MKSPIIYIATLLGFVIISCTATDQTQLVNLGAAKKTVQEYYESGSHDRECSKIIDDAISYLNKTKISEKSVVVFDIDETALSNYQYTKEIGFGYIYKSWNDWQQKGIAPAIKSTKRLYDYLISKNIHVVFLSGREAEMLDPTRKNLIEQGYTKFDTLIVRSESERKLSTVSFKSQKRNELVRKGYEIIASVGDQPDDFAGGNSGYEIKLPNYLYILD, from the coding sequence ATGAAATCGCCAATTATCTATATAGCAACTTTACTTGGATTCGTAATCATTAGCTGCACGGCTACAGATCAGACTCAATTAGTGAATCTGGGTGCGGCAAAGAAAACTGTGCAAGAGTATTATGAATCCGGCAGTCACGACCGCGAATGTTCCAAGATAATTGACGATGCCATCAGTTATCTGAATAAAACAAAAATAAGCGAAAAATCCGTTGTTGTTTTTGATATTGATGAAACCGCTCTTTCAAATTATCAATATACAAAAGAGATCGGATTCGGCTATATATACAAATCATGGAATGACTGGCAGCAAAAAGGGATAGCCCCGGCAATCAAAAGCACAAAACGGCTCTATGATTACCTAATATCAAAAAATATTCATGTTGTTTTTCTATCGGGACGCGAAGCCGAAATGTTGGATCCTACAAGAAAAAATCTTATCGAACAGGGTTACACAAAATTCGATACACTGATTGTACGTTCGGAAAGTGAACGTAAATTATCTACAGTATCTTTCAAGTCGCAAAAAAGAAATGAGCTCGTAAGAAAAGGTTACGAGATTATTGCTTCGGTCGGTGATCAGCCAGACGATTTTGCCGGCGGTAATTCCGGATATGAAATTAAACTCCCGAACTACCTTTATATATTGGATTAG
- a CDS encoding Gfo/Idh/MocA family oxidoreductase: protein MKKVRWGMLGCGDVAEIKSGPGFQKAAGSQLIAVMRRNGKLAEDYSIRHNVPKWYDDANELINDPNIDAVYIASPPSSHKKYTLAVAKAGKPVYVEKPMALNYSECVEMVKTCEDANVPLFTAYYRRALPRFAKIKSLIDDGAIGEVRFVNIQFSKPPSESDKNRIYNWRVDPSIAGCGYFCDLGSHMIDLLQYYLGPIISAEGYSTNQGKFYSAEDLISALFKFESGVQGAGNWCFTSDDDLDQTGIVGSEGKIIYSTFTDSPIVLIRKGKAEEFYVKHPEHVAQPLIQNVVDELLGIGKSPSTGRSGASTSWVLDKILGRL from the coding sequence ATGAAAAAAGTTAGATGGGGAATGCTGGGGTGCGGAGACGTCGCGGAAATTAAAAGCGGTCCTGGTTTTCAAAAAGCTGCCGGATCGCAATTGATCGCGGTTATGCGTCGAAACGGAAAGCTTGCAGAAGATTATTCAATACGTCACAATGTCCCTAAATGGTATGATGATGCCAATGAGCTAATTAATGATCCTAATATAGATGCTGTTTACATTGCATCACCTCCATCGTCACATAAAAAATATACGCTGGCTGTTGCCAAAGCCGGTAAACCGGTTTATGTCGAAAAGCCGATGGCGCTAAATTATTCCGAATGTGTTGAAATGGTGAAGACATGTGAAGATGCAAATGTTCCCCTATTTACTGCTTATTATAGAAGAGCGCTGCCAAGATTTGCAAAAATTAAATCTCTTATTGATGACGGCGCAATCGGCGAAGTTCGATTTGTAAATATTCAATTTAGCAAGCCTCCATCTGAAAGTGATAAAAATAGAATTTACAATTGGCGCGTCGATCCTTCGATTGCCGGCTGCGGTTACTTTTGCGATCTCGGTTCTCACATGATTGATCTTTTACAATATTATTTAGGACCGATTATTTCCGCCGAGGGATATTCAACAAATCAAGGGAAATTTTATAGTGCAGAAGATTTGATTAGTGCTCTATTCAAATTTGAATCCGGTGTTCAAGGAGCGGGCAATTGGTGTTTTACCTCTGATGACGATTTAGATCAAACGGGAATTGTTGGTTCCGAGGGAAAAATAATTTATTCAACTTTTACCGATTCTCCAATTGTATTAATCAGAAAAGGAAAAGCAGAAGAGTTTTACGTAAAACATCCTGAACATGTTGCCCAACCTCTAATTCAGAATGTAGTTGATGAATTATTGGGAATTGGGAAAAGCCCGAGCACCGGTAGATCCGGAGCATCAACAAGCTGGGTGCTCGATAAAATTCTTGGACGATTGTAA
- a CDS encoding rubrerythrin family protein — MATTQENLKEAFAGESQANQKYRAFAKKAEKEGFANIAKLFRTAAEAERIHAEGHLIALEGIGSTIENLKAAIDGETYEYTEMYPPMHDQAVEDDNKAQRMFKYALDAERVHAELYKLALEAAEQGKDLDVSEIYLCPVCGHIEFGKPESNCPICGTLASKYVKV, encoded by the coding sequence ATGGCAACTACTCAAGAAAATCTAAAAGAAGCATTTGCAGGTGAAAGCCAGGCGAATCAAAAATATCGTGCTTTTGCAAAGAAGGCAGAGAAAGAAGGATTTGCCAACATCGCAAAATTATTCAGAACCGCGGCAGAAGCGGAGAGAATTCATGCGGAAGGACATCTTATTGCTTTGGAAGGTATCGGCTCAACAATTGAAAACTTAAAAGCCGCAATTGATGGTGAGACTTACGAGTATACGGAAATGTATCCTCCGATGCATGATCAAGCGGTTGAAGATGATAATAAAGCGCAACGAATGTTTAAGTACGCACTCGATGCCGAAAGAGTTCATGCAGAATTATATAAACTGGCACTTGAAGCCGCCGAGCAGGGAAAGGATCTGGATGTAAGCGAAATCTATTTATGCCCGGTTTGCGGACATATTGAATTTGGAAAACCGGAATCAAATTGCCCGATATGCGGAACACTCGCATCGAAATATGTAAAGGTCTGA
- a CDS encoding arginine deiminase family protein — translation MFSKAIVCLPCKNITRGLTTANLGLPDYNKAVIQHLYYVNALADCGLEVITLGANDDYPDSTFIEDAALLTGDFAVITNPGAPSRKGETKLIEETLKNFYSIVERINSPGTLESGDVMMVGTHFYIGLSKRTNEEGARQLIEILNRYGSTGSVVKLEKVLHLKTGAAYLENNNMVACGEFLENPEFQKYTLIKIEKDESYAANCVWINGTVLVPMGYPKSRLAIESAGYSTIEIDVSEFRKLDGGLSCLSLRF, via the coding sequence GTGTTTTCAAAAGCAATTGTTTGTTTACCTTGCAAGAACATCACAAGGGGATTAACAACAGCAAATCTGGGTTTGCCCGATTATAATAAGGCGGTTATTCAGCATCTGTATTATGTTAACGCGCTAGCGGATTGCGGATTAGAGGTTATTACTCTCGGCGCAAATGACGATTATCCCGATTCAACATTTATTGAAGATGCGGCGCTTTTGACAGGAGATTTTGCGGTAATTACAAATCCAGGCGCGCCATCAAGAAAAGGCGAGACGAAATTAATTGAAGAGACACTTAAAAATTTTTATTCAATAGTTGAAAGAATAAATTCTCCAGGAACACTTGAGTCCGGCGATGTAATGATGGTTGGCACTCATTTTTATATAGGTCTATCCAAAAGAACAAATGAAGAAGGGGCGCGTCAGCTTATCGAAATATTGAACCGTTACGGATCAACCGGTTCGGTTGTTAAATTAGAAAAGGTTCTTCATTTAAAAACCGGTGCAGCTTACCTCGAAAATAATAATATGGTTGCCTGTGGAGAATTTTTGGAAAATCCGGAATTTCAAAAATATACTCTCATCAAAATTGAAAAAGATGAAAGCTACGCTGCAAATTGTGTCTGGATAAACGGTACTGTTCTGGTTCCAATGGGTTATCCTAAATCAAGACTTGCAATTGAAAGTGCCGGGTATAGTACAATAGAAATTGATGTTTCCGAATTTAGAAAACTTGACGGCGGTCTTAGCTGCCTTTCTTTAAGATTTTAA
- a CDS encoding cysteine desulfurase-like protein has protein sequence MNDSNINLEFVRKQFSALSGEWTFMDNAGGSQILEPVVNKISEYLIHSNVQLGASYEISKIATDRVSDAHKLVAEFINAKDHSEVILGPSTTMLIRILALCISQTFKPGDEIVVTNCDHEANIGAWVELEKKGMVIKWWKINQDTFRMELDDLKKLMTGKTRLVAVTHTSNILGTLNPIKEIAELVHSYGALICVDGVAHAPHRLIDVQNTDVDFYSISFYKVFGPHISMLYGKKKLLLNMPGMSHFFIEQDNIPYKFQPGSPNYELSYGLFGIKNYFNAFAEAHNYKNKTFRENIAFAYNLIAEHEEVLANRVLNYLNSKSNIKIIGETKEDRNKRVPTISFVVKDRISDSITLKVDEHKIGIRYGDFYARRLVDDLGLSKQNGVVRVSLVHYNSLEEVDKLINVFERIL, from the coding sequence ATGAACGACTCAAACATTAATCTGGAATTTGTTAGAAAACAGTTTTCCGCTCTTTCCGGTGAATGGACATTCATGGATAATGCCGGCGGTTCACAAATTTTAGAGCCTGTTGTTAATAAAATAAGTGAGTATCTAATCCATTCAAATGTTCAACTCGGTGCTTCGTATGAAATTTCTAAAATTGCAACTGACCGCGTTTCCGATGCACATAAACTTGTTGCCGAATTTATAAACGCGAAAGATCATTCGGAAGTTATACTCGGACCTTCAACAACAATGCTGATCAGAATTTTGGCTCTATGTATCAGTCAGACATTTAAACCGGGTGATGAAATTGTTGTTACAAACTGTGATCATGAAGCCAATATTGGTGCTTGGGTTGAGTTGGAAAAGAAGGGAATGGTAATCAAATGGTGGAAAATCAATCAAGATACATTCCGAATGGAGCTTGATGATCTGAAAAAGTTGATGACCGGGAAAACAAGATTGGTTGCCGTTACTCATACTTCAAATATTTTGGGAACGCTGAACCCGATAAAAGAAATTGCTGAATTGGTTCATTCATACGGAGCTTTAATTTGTGTTGACGGCGTTGCGCATGCACCGCATCGATTAATTGATGTTCAGAATACAGATGTAGATTTCTATTCGATTAGTTTCTATAAAGTATTTGGACCGCATATTTCGATGCTGTACGGAAAGAAAAAATTGCTGCTAAATATGCCTGGCATGAGCCACTTTTTTATTGAACAAGATAATATTCCCTACAAATTTCAGCCCGGAAGCCCGAACTATGAACTTAGTTACGGTTTATTTGGAATAAAAAATTATTTCAATGCATTTGCAGAAGCACACAATTATAAGAATAAAACATTTAGAGAAAATATTGCGTTCGCTTATAATTTAATTGCCGAGCATGAAGAAGTGCTTGCAAATCGGGTACTAAATTATCTTAATTCAAAATCCAATATTAAAATTATCGGTGAGACCAAGGAAGATAGAAATAAACGTGTTCCAACTATTTCATTCGTAGTTAAAGACAGAATTAGCGATTCCATTACGCTGAAAGTCGATGAACATAAGATTGGAATCCGTTACGGTGATTTCTATGCGCGACGTTTAGTTGATGATCTCGGATTATCAAAACAAAATGGAGTTGTACGTGTAAGTTTGGTTCATTACAACTCGTTGGAAGAAGTTGATAAATTGATAAATGTCTTTGAAAGAATTTTATAA
- a CDS encoding pyrimidine/purine nucleoside phosphorylase, with protein MTEFKDVTVIKKANVYFDGKVTSRTVFFKDGSRKTLGIMSPGEYEFGTADKELMEILAGELNVLLPNRSTWLEVKGGESFEVPAQSKFSLKVKTLTDYCCSYLK; from the coding sequence ATGACTGAGTTCAAAGATGTTACCGTTATAAAAAAAGCAAACGTCTATTTTGATGGAAAGGTTACTAGCCGAACGGTTTTTTTTAAAGACGGTTCAAGAAAAACACTTGGAATAATGAGTCCGGGCGAATACGAATTCGGAACAGCCGATAAAGAACTGATGGAAATTCTTGCAGGCGAGTTGAATGTTCTTCTTCCTAATAGAAGTACTTGGTTAGAAGTAAAAGGGGGAGAATCGTTCGAGGTCCCGGCACAATCCAAATTCAGTTTAAAAGTAAAAACACTTACGGATTATTGTTGTTCATACTTAAAATAA